TCGCCGTCCTCGCTCTCGCCCAGCTCGCCCGGCTGCGGTTCCGCTCAGCCGCGGGCATGGTCAGCATCACCTGGGGCGAGGCCGCGCTGATCGTCTGCCTCCATCTGACGCCGGCCGGCTGGCTGCCGTCTGCCACGCTGCTCGGCGCCGGCCTGGCCTGGACGATGCTCTCGCTGCACAACGACCGCCGTCCGGCCCTGGAGATCGTCCGGATCGCCGCGTCGCTGGCCGCCGCGTCGGCACTGGCCGTCTCCGTGGCCACCGCGCTCGGCCGGCCGTTGCTCGCCCAGCCCACCCCGATGCTGGCGGTGGCCGTGATCGCCGGGTCGGTGACCTACCTCCTGGTGACCGCCTGGCTCGGTGGGGTGACGCTGGGGCTGCGGCACGGGCTGCCCATCGGGCCGCCGTTGCTCGCCGCGCTGCGCGGCAAGATCATGATGTTCGTCGGCAACGTAGCGGTCGGTCTCGTGGTGGTGGCACTGCTGGAGCTCGACGCACGCTGGTTGCTGTTGCTGCCGCCGCTGCTCTGGCTGCTGCAGCAGACCTACCGCTACCGGCTGCGCTCCGATCAGGAGCGCCGCACCTGGCGAGCCTTCGCCGAAGCCACGGCAGCCCTCAACCAGCTCGACGAACGAGGTGTGGCCAGCGCGGCGGTCACCGGGGCGCTGGCGCTGTTCAACGCCGAACTGGTCGACGTCGACGTGGCTCGGAGCGACGGCCGGTGGCATCGGTACCGAGGCGACGCCGGCGGCCAACTCGTCGACCGTGAGACGGACCCCCCGGACCCCCCGGACCGGTCGGTGCCGGACGAGCACGAGCTGAGCCGGGAACTGTCGGTCGGCGCCGCCCCGGTCGGTCGGCTGCGGGTCCGGTTCCCCCGTGCTGCCCCGCCCAACGCCCGGGAACGCGACGCGGTGGCCGCGTTTGGCGACGCGCTGGCCGCCGCGCTGCACGACGCCGCAACTCACCGCGAGCTGCGGCTGGTGACCGCCCGTTCGTCGTACGAGGCGGTGCACGATCCGCTCACCGGGTTGGCCAACCGGGCGGCGATGCTCGGCAAGGGCGATCAGTCGCTGCGGCAGCTCGCGCACGATCACCCGGTGGCGTTGCTGCTGCTGGACATCAACCAGTTCAAGGAAGTCAACGACACACTCGGTCACGCCGCCGGTGACCAGTTGCTGCGGCTGACCGCGAACCGGCTCAGCGCGCTGGCCCGTCCGGGCGACCTGCTCGGCCGGCTCGGCGGCGACGAATTCGCGCTGCTGCTCACCGCCGTGCCGGTGCTCGGTGACCGGGCCGCCCCGATGGCCCACGCACTGCGCCAGGCCCGTGAGATCGCCGAGCGGCTGGCCGCCCCGACCGAGGTGGCCGGCGTACGGATGTCGATAGAAGTCTCCGTCGGGGTGGTGGTGGCCGACGCCGGCACCGCCGATCTGACCGAGTTGCTGCGCCGGGCCGACATCGCGATGTACCAGGCCAAGGAGGGCGGCGGCAACGTCGCCGCGTACGACGGCACTCGCGACGCGGCCAGCACCGACCAGCTCGCCCTGCTGGCGGAGCTACGCGAGGCGCTGAAGGTCGACGATCAGCTGGTGCTGGCGTTGCAACCGGCGGTCGACCTGGCCACCGGCGCGCCCACCGGTGTGGAGGCGCTGATCCGCTGGCAGCATCCCCGCCGTGGGTGGCTGAGCCCGGCCGACTTCATCCGGCCGGTGGAGAACAGCGAGCAACTGGGCACCTTCACCCGGTACGTGCTGGACAAGGCCCTCAGCGTGGCCGCCGGCTGGGCCCGGGAAGGTCTGGACGTCCCGATCTCGGTCAACCTGTCGGCGCGCAGCCTGCTCGACCCCCGGTTGCCGGCGGAGATCGCCGAGGCGCTGCGCCGCCATCAGGTGCCGCCGCACCGGCTCGTCCTGGAGATCACCGAGACGGTGGTGATGAGTGAGCTGGAGGTCATCGACGAGGTGCTGGCCACGCTCCGGTCGATGGGCGTGCAACTCGCGGTCGACGACTTCGGCACCGGCTTCTCGTCGCTGACCTTCCTCACCCGGATCGCGGTGGACGAGTTGAAGGTGGACCGCTCCTTCGTGATCCGGATGGCCGACTCCCCGGAGGCGGCGGCGATCGTACGGACGACCGTGGGCCTCGCCCACGAGTTGGGGCTGCGCGTGGTCGCCGAAGGGGTGGAGACCGCCGAGCAGCGGATGGCCCTGACCGAGCTGGGTTGCACCTCCGCGCAGGGTTACCACTTCTTCAAGCCGATGCCGGCGGACAAGATCGGCGCGGTCCTGGGGTCGCTACGCGACTCGGCGGAGTCGAATGTGTTCCGGCTCCGCGCCGACGGCGCCTCCTGACCTCACCCGGAGGCACTATGGTCGTCGGGTGAACCGACTCGTCGACGCCACCAGTCCGTACCTGCTCCAGCACGCCGGCAACCCGGTCGACTGGTGGCCCTGGTCCGACGAGGCGTTCGCCGAGGCGAAACGGCGGGACGTCCCGGTGCTCATCTCGGTCGGTTACGCGGCCTGCCACTGGTGCCACGTGATGGCGCACGAATCGTTCGAGAACGAGCAGGTCGGCGCCCTGATGAACGACAACTTCGTGTCGATCAAGGTGGATCGTGAGGAGCGCCCGGACGTGGACGCGGTCTACATGACCGCGACCCAGGCGATGACCGGCCAGGGTGGCTGGCCGATGACCGTCTTCGCCACCCCGGACGGCACCCCGTTCTTCTGCGGCACCTACTTTCCGCGGCCCAACTTCGTCCAGTTGCTCCAGTCGGTCACCACCGCCTGGCGGGAGCAGCGCGAGGCGGTGGTGCGCCAGGGCGCCGCGGTGGTCGAGGCGATCGGTGGCGCGCAGGCCGTGGGTGGCGCCACCACCCCGCTGGACGCCCCGCTGCTCGACGCCGCGGCCGGCAAGCTGGCCAGCGAGTACGACGCCACGAACGGCGGTTTCGGGGGCGCCCCGAAGTTCCCGCCGCACATGAACATGCTCTTCCTGCTGCGCCACCACCAGCGCACCGGCGACCCGACCAGCCTGGAGATCACCCGGCACACCGCCGAGGCGATGGCCCGGGGCGGCATCTACGACCAGCTCGCCGGTGGCTTCGCCCGGTACTCGGTGGACGCGCACTGGACGGTGCCGCACTTCGAGAAGATGCTCTACGACAACGCCTTGCTGCTGCGGGTCTACACCCAGCTGTGGCGGCTCACCGGTGACCCACTGGCCCGCCGGGTGGCCCGGGACACCGTCCGGTTCCTCGCCGACGAACTGCACCGGCCGGGGGCGGGGTTCGCCTCCGCCCTGGATGCCGACACCGAGGGCGTCGAGGGGCTCACCTACGCCTGGACGCCAGCTCAACTCGTCGAGGCGCTGGGTGAGGAGGACGGCCGGTTCGCCGCCGACCTGTTCACGGTGACCGACGAGGGCACCTTCGAGAAGGGCATGAGCGTGCTGCGGCTCGCCCGGGACGTCGACGACGCCGCCCCCGAGGTCCGTGCCCGCTGGCAGCAGGTGGTCGGGCGATTGCTCGCCGCCCGGGACACCCGCCCGCAGCCGGCCCTCGACGACAAGGTGGTGGCCGCCTGGAACGGCCTGGCGATCACCGCCATCGCCGAGTTCCAGCAGGTTGCAGCCCTGTACGTGTCCCCGCAGGACGAGGATGCCAACCTGATGGACGGCGTGACCATCGTCGCCGACGGTGCGATGCGCCAGGCCGCCGAGCACCTGGCCACCGTGCACCTGGTGGACGGCCGGCTGCGCCGGGTCTCCCGGGACGGCAGGGTGGGCGAGCCGGCCGGCGTCCTGGAGGACTACGGCTGTGTGGCCGAGGCCTTCTGCGCACTGCACCAGCTCACCGGCGAGGGCCGGTGGCTCACGCTGGCCGGTGGCCTGCTGGACACCGCGTTGACGCACTTCGCCGCGCCCGGTGGCGCCTTCTACGACACCGCCGACGACGCGGAGCGGCTGGTCGCCCGCCCGGCTGACCCGACCGACAACGCCACCCCGTCCGGCCGGTCGGCGCTGATCGCCGGGCTGGTGACGTACGCGGCACTGACCGGGGAGACGCGCTACCGGGAGGCCGCCGAGGCGGCGCTCGCCACCGTCGCGCCGATCGTCGGGCAGCATCCCCGGTTCGCCGGCTACTCGGCCATGGTCGGCGAGGCGCTGCTCTCCGGGCCGTACGAGATCGCGGTTGCGACCGACGACCCGGCGGGCGACCCCCTGGTGGCCGCCGCCCGCCGGCATGCCCCGCCCGGGGCGGTGGTCGTCGCCGGGAGTCCGGACCAGCCCGGTGTGCCGCTGCTCGCCGACCGGCCGCTGGTCGACGGGCGGTCCGCCGCGTACGTCTGCCGGGGTTTCGTCTGCCAGCGGCCGGTCACCTCGGTCGAGGAGTTGGTCGCCGAGCTCGGCTGAGCCCACCGCCACGCCCGGTAGTGGCCGCGCCGCCCGTCGGGTGGTTCCTCCAGCGCTTCCGAGGTTGGTCGCCGGCCCTCCGGAGGGGCCCACCGGTGGCCCGGATAGGCTGGCCGCGCTATGGATTCCCGTACCGGACTGCCTGTTGTCGGCATGGTGGGTGGCGGCCAGTTGGCCCGGATGACCCATCAGGCCGCGATCGCCCTCGGCCAGTCACTGCGTGTGCTCGCGACCGCCCCCGACGACGGTGCGGCGCTCGTCGCTGCCGACGTCCAGTACGGCGATCACACCGACCTGGCCGCCCTGCGAACCTTCGCCAAGAGCTGCGACGTGGTCACCTTCGACCACGAGCACGTGCCCAACGAGCACATCCGCACGCTGACGGCGGAAGGGGTGACCCTGTACCCGCCGGCGGACGCGCTGCTGCACGCCCAGGACAAGCAGGTCATGCGGGAACGCCTGACCGAGCTGGGTGCGCCCAACCCGGCGTGGCGGCCGGTCGGCGAGCCCGCCGACCTGGTCGGCTTCGGTGAGCAGGTCGGCTGGCCGGTGGTGCTCAAGGCGGCGCGGGGTGGCTACGACGGCCGGGGCGTCTGGATGGTCGATGACGCCGCCCAGGCCACCGAGCTGGCAGCCACACTGCTCGCCGGCGGCACCCGGCTGATCGTCGAGGAGCGGGTGCCGTTGCGCCGGGAGCTGGCCGTACAGGTGGCCCGGTCGCCGTTCGGTCAGGTGGCCGCGTACCCGGTTGTCGAGACGGTGCAGCGGGACGGCATCAACGTGGAGGTGCTGGCCCCGGCGCCCGACCTCGACGAGGAGTTGGCGGTCTCCGCCCAGCAACTCGCCATCGACCTGGCCACCGCGCTCGGTGTGATCGGTCTGCTGGCCGTGGAACTCTTCGAGGTGCGCGACGATGCCGGCCGGCCCACGATCGTGGTCAACGAGCTGGCGATGCGCCCACACAACTCCGGGCACTGGACCATCGAGGGTTCCCGGACCTCGCAGTTCGAGCAGCACCTGCGGGCAGTACTGGACTACCCGATGGGCGACACCTCGCTGACCGCGCCGGTGGTGGTGATGGCGAACGTGCTCGGCGGCGAGCCGGGCGGAATGTCGATCGACGAGCGGCTGCATCACCTCTTCGCCGCCGAGCCGGGTGCGAAGGTGCACCTCTACGGCAAGCAGGTGCGACCCGGCCGGAAGATCGGGCACGTCACGGTGCTCGGCGACGACCTGGACGACGTACGCGCGCGGGCCGCACGAGCCGCGCGGTGGCTGCGCGAGGGGCACGAGTGACCCCCACGGTCGAGAAGGAGACCCCAGTGAGCACGGTCGGGCTGATCATGGGCAGCGACTCGGACTGGCCGACCATGCGGGCCGCCGCAGAGGTGTTGGACGACTTCGGCGTGGCGTACGAGGTGCGGGTGATCTCGGCCCATCGGACCCCGGTCGCAATGATCGAGTACGGCCGCGACGCCGCCGACCGCGGTCTGAAAGTGATCATCGCCGGGGCCGGCGGTGCTGCCGCGCTGCCGGGCATGGTCGCCTCGGTGACACCACTGCCGGTGATCGGGGTGCCGGTGCCGCTGAAGCACCTCGACGGCATGGACTCGCTGCTGTCCATCGTGCAGATGCCGGCCGGGGTTCCGGTCGCCACCGTCTCGATCGGCAACGCCCGCAACGCGGGCCTGCTCGCCGTGCGGATCCTCGGCGCCACCGACGAGAACCTCCGCGCCAAGATGTCGACCTACCAGCAGGACCTGGAGAAGCTGGTAGCCACCAAGGAAGCCGCCCTCCAAGCAACCCTCTCGTGACCCCAGCCACGTCGATCATGCAGTTGTGGTGCCGGTAACAATGCACCCTGGGGTTTTTGTCACCCACCACAACTGCAAGATCGACCCAGGCGCCGAACCCGGCCCACTCACCGCGCCCGCTCACTCAGGCCGCCGTGACCCTCCGATTTATCTCATTCCGCGTAGGGCGGTCTGCAGGCGGTCCTGGGCGCGGCGGCGGCGCTCATTGCTCGCGCCGAGCACGAGCAGCAGGATGCCCACCGGGATGAGCGCCAGCCACGGGCCGAGGCTGAACAACGCGTGGATCGCGGTGATCGCGGTGACCGACGCGCCGACGATCACCGGTGCCTGCTGCCGGCTGGACGAGCCGAAGATCAGCACCGCGACCGCGCCGAGGAGCAGCAGCATCTGCCGCAGCGTGCTGGACTCGGTGGCCAGCACGATGGCCAGCGTCGGTACGAAGGCGGTGACCAGTGCCGGCCCGTACGCCACCCAACTGCTCATGTCCGGTCGGTGGCGCAGCTCCAGGACGCCGACGAGGAGGGCCAGCGCGGCGAACGGCAGCGTGTACGCCTCGGGCAGCGCCACGTCGGCGACCCGCATCAGGATCCACCATGCGGTGATCTCGCAGATCACCACCGCCCAGAACAGGATCCGGCGTTCCACCGGCCGGCGACCGGGGCGGGTCGCCGACACTCCGAGAACCGCGCCCCAGGCGGCGAGCAGGGCGGCGATGTGTCGGGGCGAGTCGAAGGCGAGGGCCAACGCGATCAGCGCGGCGGCATGACCGGTCCATTCGACGGTGGACGCCTCCCGCTGCGCCTCGGGACGGCGCAGCCGGGGCAGGGTCGCGGCGAGCACCTGGAGGACCGCCCCGACCGCGAGCACCCCGAACGCGGACCAGACCGCGGCCAGCCCGGCGACCAGGCCAGCGGTGAGGACGAAGAGCTGCGCCATGAGTGAGGCGAAGAGCCATCCGAGGATGCGCGCCCGCTGGGTGGTGCCGAACAGTGCCGCCACCGCGCCCACCCCGACACCGCTGCCGAGGGTGAACAGGGTCAACTGTCGGTCGGCCAGGCTGCCGGAGAGCCCGGCGCTGCCGCTGGCCAGACCGATGGCGAACACCAGCACCCGGGCCAGCCGTAGCGAGCGGGCCCGCTCGGCCAGCGGTGGCGGTGGGGTCAGCGCGAGACCGAGCATCGCGATGGTGAAGACCGAGAGCGCGGCGACGGTGCTGGCGGGCCAGCCCCGGCCCAACGCGATGGGTGCGATCAGCAGGGTGACGGCGGCCCCGGGCAACACCACCGGCACGGCCCGGGAGCGCCGCCCGCCGCTGAACCCGGTGGCGGCCAGCGCGGCGGTCGCGGTGAGCAGCAGCGCCGTCAGCACGTGCGTCGGGTTGACCACATCTGGCGGCGGGGTGAGCAGTTCCGGCGGCGGGCCCTGCCAGATCCGGGTCAGTGTGCGGTGCGGCTCGACTAGTGCGGCGACCAGCGCGGGTGCGATCGAGGCGAGTGCCAGGGCGGTCGGAAGGGCCGCGGCGGCCAGTGCACCCGCAGCCGGGTTGACTCGCCACCGCCGTCGTTCCGGGTCGTCCGGTAGTCGCCGTAGCGCGCCGTCGAGGCGTACCGCCCAGCGCCGGACCGGTTGAGCGGACCCGGTCGGCGGCACGGTGGCCGCGCGGATCAACTCGGCCAGCACACCGAGCAGGGCCGCGGCGGCCGCGTAGACGCCTGCGGGTAGGCCGGTGGGGATGGCGGCGAGGGCGCTGATGGTGGCTCCGCCGACCACCGCCGCGCTGACCCAGGGCAGATATTGCGGCACCTGCCGGCGGACTGCGGCCACGGCGGCCAGGCCGAGGCTGGACGCGGCCAGGGCGGCGGTCAACACCACCTGCCCCGAGTGTTCGAATTCCGCGGCCAGCGCCGCCACCGCACCGGGGAGGGCCAGCAGCGCGGCGCCGATCGCCGCACCACCGATCTGCACCAGGTGCGGTGGCATTCCCTCGGTTTCGATGTCGGTCACCCGTGGGCGGGCCAGGACGCGAGCCAGCATGGCCACGACCACGCCGATCAGCGCGATGCTGCCCAGCGCCAGTGCTGTGGTCCATGGCCGGACCAGGCCGGCTCCGGCGGCGTGCAGCGCGACCACCCCGGCCACGGTGGCCCGCGACAGCCCGGCGCGCGCCTCCTCCGTGGCGACTGCGGCCATCCCGTACATGGTGGCGACCATTCCGCCGACCAGGACGGGCGACCACCAGGCCAGATCGAACGCCGCCGGTGCGCCGATCGTGGCGAGCACCACCGCCACGCCGGACACGTCCCACCGCCAGGGCGGGGGGAGCAGGATGCCGGCGGCGAGGGCCAACAGTGCCAGCGCCACCGGTGCCTGCCAGGTGGCGCCGCCGACCGGCGCGGCCGGCCAGCCGCTCAGGTCGCCGTTCCAGATCGGGCCGGGGGTGGCCAGCACGCCGACCCCACCGCGCACCGCCGACCAGCCGGCGAGTACGCCGATGAGGAGCCCGCCGATGGCGAGGCCGAGGATCGGCCCCCGTCGCCACTCCTCCGGCATGCTGCGGGCACCCACGGCGACCATCAGGACCAGGGCGGCGGCCACCGCCAACTGCCCGCCCGGGGCGAGCACCGCCCCGATTCGCACCAGCGTGGCGATCAGGGCGGTGGTGACCGCCGCGGCGGCCAGGTCCGAGCCGTCGAGGGAGAGGTCGGCACGACGGCCGGCGTCGATGGATGGGGCCAGGAAGAGCAGCACCGCCGCGACCAGCAGCAGCGCGCCCACCCAGGCGTCGGCCACGGTCGCTCCGGGTGCGCCGAACGCGGCGGCGGTGACCAGTAACGCGCCCAGCCCGGTGCCGACCGACAGCGGGGCGGGGATGCGGCGCTGCGAGACCTGTACGACGGCGGCGTAGCCGAGGGTCACGCAGACCGCCAGGAAGCTGGCCGCCAGGACCGGGACGGTCACCTCCCGGAGGCTGGCCG
The nucleotide sequence above comes from Micromonospora luteifusca. Encoded proteins:
- a CDS encoding putative bifunctional diguanylate cyclase/phosphodiesterase; translation: MTSGPAGDPFDRLGVRGTPGRLLVLTAAVTLTALVASVVGLTLPARLPADDPLGGPARFGIAVAVLALAQLARLRFRSAAGMVSITWGEAALIVCLHLTPAGWLPSATLLGAGLAWTMLSLHNDRRPALEIVRIAASLAAASALAVSVATALGRPLLAQPTPMLAVAVIAGSVTYLLVTAWLGGVTLGLRHGLPIGPPLLAALRGKIMMFVGNVAVGLVVVALLELDARWLLLLPPLLWLLQQTYRYRLRSDQERRTWRAFAEATAALNQLDERGVASAAVTGALALFNAELVDVDVARSDGRWHRYRGDAGGQLVDRETDPPDPPDRSVPDEHELSRELSVGAAPVGRLRVRFPRAAPPNARERDAVAAFGDALAAALHDAATHRELRLVTARSSYEAVHDPLTGLANRAAMLGKGDQSLRQLAHDHPVALLLLDINQFKEVNDTLGHAAGDQLLRLTANRLSALARPGDLLGRLGGDEFALLLTAVPVLGDRAAPMAHALRQAREIAERLAAPTEVAGVRMSIEVSVGVVVADAGTADLTELLRRADIAMYQAKEGGGNVAAYDGTRDAASTDQLALLAELREALKVDDQLVLALQPAVDLATGAPTGVEALIRWQHPRRGWLSPADFIRPVENSEQLGTFTRYVLDKALSVAAGWAREGLDVPISVNLSARSLLDPRLPAEIAEALRRHQVPPHRLVLEITETVVMSELEVIDEVLATLRSMGVQLAVDDFGTGFSSLTFLTRIAVDELKVDRSFVIRMADSPEAAAIVRTTVGLAHELGLRVVAEGVETAEQRMALTELGCTSAQGYHFFKPMPADKIGAVLGSLRDSAESNVFRLRADGAS
- a CDS encoding thioredoxin domain-containing protein → MNRLVDATSPYLLQHAGNPVDWWPWSDEAFAEAKRRDVPVLISVGYAACHWCHVMAHESFENEQVGALMNDNFVSIKVDREERPDVDAVYMTATQAMTGQGGWPMTVFATPDGTPFFCGTYFPRPNFVQLLQSVTTAWREQREAVVRQGAAVVEAIGGAQAVGGATTPLDAPLLDAAAGKLASEYDATNGGFGGAPKFPPHMNMLFLLRHHQRTGDPTSLEITRHTAEAMARGGIYDQLAGGFARYSVDAHWTVPHFEKMLYDNALLLRVYTQLWRLTGDPLARRVARDTVRFLADELHRPGAGFASALDADTEGVEGLTYAWTPAQLVEALGEEDGRFAADLFTVTDEGTFEKGMSVLRLARDVDDAAPEVRARWQQVVGRLLAARDTRPQPALDDKVVAAWNGLAITAIAEFQQVAALYVSPQDEDANLMDGVTIVADGAMRQAAEHLATVHLVDGRLRRVSRDGRVGEPAGVLEDYGCVAEAFCALHQLTGEGRWLTLAGGLLDTALTHFAAPGGAFYDTADDAERLVARPADPTDNATPSGRSALIAGLVTYAALTGETRYREAAEAALATVAPIVGQHPRFAGYSAMVGEALLSGPYEIAVATDDPAGDPLVAAARRHAPPGAVVVAGSPDQPGVPLLADRPLVDGRSAAYVCRGFVCQRPVTSVEELVAELG
- a CDS encoding 5-(carboxyamino)imidazole ribonucleotide synthase is translated as MDSRTGLPVVGMVGGGQLARMTHQAAIALGQSLRVLATAPDDGAALVAADVQYGDHTDLAALRTFAKSCDVVTFDHEHVPNEHIRTLTAEGVTLYPPADALLHAQDKQVMRERLTELGAPNPAWRPVGEPADLVGFGEQVGWPVVLKAARGGYDGRGVWMVDDAAQATELAATLLAGGTRLIVEERVPLRRELAVQVARSPFGQVAAYPVVETVQRDGINVEVLAPAPDLDEELAVSAQQLAIDLATALGVIGLLAVELFEVRDDAGRPTIVVNELAMRPHNSGHWTIEGSRTSQFEQHLRAVLDYPMGDTSLTAPVVVMANVLGGEPGGMSIDERLHHLFAAEPGAKVHLYGKQVRPGRKIGHVTVLGDDLDDVRARAARAARWLREGHE
- the purE gene encoding 5-(carboxyamino)imidazole ribonucleotide mutase; amino-acid sequence: MSTVGLIMGSDSDWPTMRAAAEVLDDFGVAYEVRVISAHRTPVAMIEYGRDAADRGLKVIIAGAGGAAALPGMVASVTPLPVIGVPVPLKHLDGMDSLLSIVQMPAGVPVATVSIGNARNAGLLAVRILGATDENLRAKMSTYQQDLEKLVATKEAALQATLS
- a CDS encoding SCO7613 C-terminal domain-containing membrane protein, encoding MANFQCSSCGREIKPAVHCPHCGADQPQWVEHLADIERSIAEMKARDAAIAREQRQIAAKMQAALFQRDILAHAGEERLKQATRPRRVLRRRPGRRPPTATTSAPPRVPRQGNPPAPEDPPPPPPRATWLDADDPEHPPEASSREVQNIPLGLGALLLGVAAVVFAAVATSSMDALARLGILLLATVLMLLAPPALARRGLTSTAETIAAVGLLLVPLAGNALWAVERIGADGASATVFAGVIFAVTAGVALAYAGWTGLRAPRFATVLAAQPVLPLLAYDRITGPGGWALVLALVALVDLWLARSGVALERPVRQDLPPPGTTSAPRQRGAETRPEGDPEEAAELIDASAGSVDTRPTRPVPGLRELTWLLHSVAVAVALAYAVTALLRAQTVPIATGAGVVLLLAATVGLAGALVLRRPPLPDVAAGIVTLAVIGALSRIASVAFPGRALLLIAAVITVTGLAVRAVPEAARRGPQIASAVALTVSGLVVAGGALRAGVAPVRAALPAWGADLDRYPSEFAAAVGPTTWQLAGAAFLLTVAAVLALPPEIRREFAVAGAALTALAVPASLGLGWAAAPWPMVITAIGIGVIGLSARTDRAAVAHSVGAAVVGLFGAGASLSRPTLTAAVLLTLFAAGTLVALAPRVRIASAASDTVTAWAAGGAAFALPGAVAAFVAASLPKDPTPTPASLREVTVPVLAASFLAVCVTLGYAAVVQVSQRRIPAPLSVGTGLGALLVTAAAFGAPGATVADAWVGALLLVAAVLLFLAPSIDAGRRADLSLDGSDLAAAAVTTALIATLVRIGAVLAPGGQLAVAAALVLMVAVGARSMPEEWRRGPILGLAIGGLLIGVLAGWSAVRGGVGVLATPGPIWNGDLSGWPAAPVGGATWQAPVALALLALAAGILLPPPWRWDVSGVAVVLATIGAPAAFDLAWWSPVLVGGMVATMYGMAAVATEEARAGLSRATVAGVVALHAAGAGLVRPWTTALALGSIALIGVVVAMLARVLARPRVTDIETEGMPPHLVQIGGAAIGAALLALPGAVAALAAEFEHSGQVVLTAALAASSLGLAAVAAVRRQVPQYLPWVSAAVVGGATISALAAIPTGLPAGVYAAAAALLGVLAELIRAATVPPTGSAQPVRRWAVRLDGALRRLPDDPERRRWRVNPAAGALAAAALPTALALASIAPALVAALVEPHRTLTRIWQGPPPELLTPPPDVVNPTHVLTALLLTATAALAATGFSGGRRSRAVPVVLPGAAVTLLIAPIALGRGWPASTVAALSVFTIAMLGLALTPPPPLAERARSLRLARVLVFAIGLASGSAGLSGSLADRQLTLFTLGSGVGVGAVAALFGTTQRARILGWLFASLMAQLFVLTAGLVAGLAAVWSAFGVLAVGAVLQVLAATLPRLRRPEAQREASTVEWTGHAAALIALALAFDSPRHIAALLAAWGAVLGVSATRPGRRPVERRILFWAVVICEITAWWILMRVADVALPEAYTLPFAALALLVGVLELRHRPDMSSWVAYGPALVTAFVPTLAIVLATESSTLRQMLLLLGAVAVLIFGSSSRQQAPVIVGASVTAITAIHALFSLGPWLALIPVGILLLVLGASNERRRRAQDRLQTALRGMR